A genomic window from Pyxicephalus adspersus chromosome 2, UCB_Pads_2.0, whole genome shotgun sequence includes:
- the GIGYF1 gene encoding GRB10-interacting GYF protein 1 isoform X1, with amino-acid sequence MAAETLNFGPEWLRALSSGGSIASPPPSPAMPKYKLADYRYGREEMLALYVKENKVPEEMQDKEFAVILNEEPLQPLALLPLTEDEQRNFSMSVNSVPVLRLMGKGAVAPSGGAARGRGTARGRGRGRADSGVYQRTVDDADSGFGRGGREIHRSQSWDDRGERRFEKPIRREAVRVGFEETTTTRKDFARSDSDNWRTLRDGQEEDEEGNWRLSVSRRDDRWRSTSPGGATEGPRSAGWRDHGERRRKFDFDMVREEGGSSQRGGRGSDSTQEDERDGLPEWCMEDEDDEMGTFDSSGAFLSFKKNPKETIMEEHELDFQGVEEEEEEEEEEEKADSTGDKPNGEDPSATSEEILQGPSSSSPDPTNHVWASGVFGEVESEQCSEISPTSEGENSIPSEQISLPADDGADSGPFVSSPLSSLPPPSSSPPIAATEFSVGDPEEDEGMKHLQQEAEKLVASLQDSSLEEDGFSSTRSHSAAALPLSHEAAMKWFYKDPQGEIQGPFSTQEMAEWCQAGYFTMSLLVKRGCDEGFQPLGEVIKMWGRVPFAPGPSPPPLLGNIDQQCLKKQQELALYQQLQHQYLLQLLGRQQYSQQKSGDLTPQQQQQLTLFLQQLNPSKSRGSDASLLPSMNRSLSVPDTGSLWDLNTSNTQTAGADPNLWDLPVTPVSQGPILEHLQLQQKLQERRDAELRAKREEEERKRREEKRRQEEQKRRDQEEEMYRRKQCRQQQELLLKLLQQSGQQTPSPQVWAAHNKGLSLKAMLEMQDREGQLLKQRGQTSRNVHGSLGMPGASMMPSQWGSDSGSLWGGLDKSPWEESLKSGASARGLRNSRSSPSLTDSYAVSARRKKTDEEEKLLKLLQGIKPSDGFTQWCEQMLHMINTSNNLDVPTLVAFLKELESPYDVHDYIRSYLGETLEAKEFAKQFLERRAKYKASQRQQQEASWMGPSMFPATQNSKPGSGYDVQSNKMKRRMQMLHSDPSILGYSLHGSPNEMEAIDDY; translated from the exons ATGGCTGCTGAAACACTAAATTTTGGGCCTGAATG GCTCCGTGCACTATCCAGTGGGGGATCAATTGCTTCCCCTCCTCCCTCCCCTGCTATGCCAAAGTATAAACTGGCGGATTATCGCTATGGAAGAGAGGAAATGTTGGCACTTTATGTAAAAGAGAACAAG GTTCCAGAGGAGATGCAAGACAAGGAGTTTGCTGTGATTCTGAATGAGGAGCCCTTACAACCTCTGGCTCTCCTGCCTCTTACAGAGGATGAGCAG AGGAACTTCTCAATGTCGGTGAATAGTGTCCCAGTCCTGAGGCTGATGGGAAAGGGAGCAGTGGCACCTAGTGGAGGAGCAGCTAGAGGCCGCGGCACAGCACGAGGAagag GTCGCGGGCGTGCTGATTCGGGTGTATACCAGCGCACTGTGGATGATGCGGACTCTGGATTTGGACGGGGAGGACGGGAAATTCACCGGAGTCAAAGTTGGGATGACAG AGGGGAGAGAAGATTTGAGAAGCCCATCCGGAGAGAAGCTG TGCGAGTTGGTTTTGAGGAAACCACTACTACACGGAAAGATTTTGCCCGCTCTGACAGCGATAACTGGCGAACGTTGCGTGATGGTCAGGAGGAAGATGAGGAAGGCAATTGGAGGCTGTCTGTGTCCCGAAGAGATGATCGTTGGAGATCTACCAGTCCTGGAGGGGCCACAG AGGGTCCCCGATCTGCCGGATGGAGAGATCACGGTGAGCGTCGCAGAAAGTTTGATTTCGATATGGTGCGGGAAGAAGGCGGTTCATCACAACGTGGAGGGCGAGGTTCGGATAgcacacaggaggatgagagggaTGGACTTCCTGAGTGGTGTATGGAAGATGAGGATGATGAGATGGGAACCTTTGACTCCTCAGGGGCTTTCTTATCTTTTAAG AAAAACCCCAAAGAGACCATCATGGAGGAGCATGAACTGGACTTCCAGGgggtggaagaagaagaagaagaggaggaggaggaggaaaaggcaGATAGCACAGGAGACAAGCCTAATG GTGAAGATCCATCCGCCACCTCTGAAGAAATTCTCCAGGGCCCTTCCTCTTCCTCCCCTGATCCAACCAATCATGTATGGGCTTCAGGGGTGTTTGGGGAGGTAGAGAGTGAGCAATGCTCTGAGATTTCCCCAACTTCTGAAGGAGAAAATTCAATTCCCAGCGAACAGATATCACTCCCAGCTGATGATG GCGCAGACTCTGGACCCTTTGTTTCTTCCCCCCTGTCCTCTCTGCCACCCCCATCCTCTAGTCCCCCCATTGCTGCTACTGAATTCTCTGTGGGGGATCCAGAGGAGGACGAAGGCATGAAGCATCTCCAGCAG GAAGCAGAGAAGTTGGTGGCTTCTCTGCAGGATTCTTCCCTGGAAGAAGATGGCTTCTCTTCCACCCGCTCTCACAGTGCTGCTGCTTTGCCCCTTAGCCACGAGGCTGCCATGAAATGGTTCTACAAAGACCCCCAAGGGGAAATCCAAG GTCCATTCAGTACACAGGAAATGGCTGAGTGGTGCCAAGCTGGGTACTTTACCATGTCACTGTTAGTGAAGAGAGGATGTGACGAAGGCTTCCAGCCCCTGGGCGAGGTCATCAAGATGTGGGGACGGGTCCCCTTCGCTCCTGGGCCCTCCCCGCCACCCTTACTG GGTAACATTGATCAGCAGTGCCTGAAGAAACAGCAAGAGCTGGCCCTCTATCAACAGCTGCAACATCAGTATCTGCTGCAACTACTTGGCAG ACAGCAGTACTCCCAGCAGAAATCCGGAGATCTGACTCCGCAGCAACAGCAGCAATTGACACTGTTCCTCCAGCAACTGAATCCTTCAAAGTCCAG AGGTTCCGATGCTTCCCTCCTTCCCTCTATGAACAGATCTCTCTCTGTGCCAGACACTGGATCCTTATGGGATCTGAATACCTCAAACACACAGACTGCAG GTGCAGACCCCAATCTGTGGGACCTGCCAGTCACACCTGTATCTCAGGGGCCAATATTGGAGCATCTGCAACTGCAACAGAAG TTGCAGGAGCGCAGAGACGCAGAACTCAGGGCTAAGCGtgaggaggaggaaaggaagaggagggaagagaagaggagacaaGAAGAACAGAAGAGGAGAGACCAGGAGGAGGAGATGTACCGAAGGAAGCAG TGCCGCCAGCAACAGGAGCTGCTTCTTAAACTCCTCCAGCAGAGCGGACAGCAAACTCCATCTCCTCAAGTATGGGCAGCTCATAACAAGGGGCTCTCTCTGAAAGCCATGCTGGAGATGCAGGACAGAGAGGGGCAGCTTCTAAAAcaaagaggacagacgtctcgcAATGTG CATGGAAGCTTGGGGATGCCAGGTGCATCCATGATGCCTTCCCAATGGGGCTCTGACTCAGGCTCTCTATGGGGAGGGCTGGACAAGAGCCCCTGGGAGGAGAGTTTGAAAAGTGGAGCAAGTGCCAGAGGTCTGAGGAACAGCAGGAGCAGCCCATCATTGAC TGACTCCTATGCTGTCAGTGCCCGACGCAAGAAGACAGACGAGGAAGAGAAGCTCTTAAAACTCCTTCAGGGAATCAAACCATCAGATGGCTTCACTCAGTGGTGTGAGCAGATGTTACATATGATCAATACATCCAACAATTTGGACG TCCCTACGCTGGTGGCCTTTCTGAAGGAGCTGGAGTCTCCGTACGATGTTCACGATTACATCCGCTCCTATCTTGGGGAAACGCTTGAAGCCAAAGAATTTGCTAAACAGTTTCTAGAACGAAGAGCGAAGTACAAAGCAAGCCAGCGGCAGCAG CAAGAAGCTTCCTGGATGGGTCCTTCAATGTTTCCAGCAACCCAAAATTCCAAGCCAGGCAGCGGATACGACGTACAGAGCAACAAGATGAAGAGACGGATGCAAATGTTACACTCTGATCCCAGCATCCTGG gttacTCTCTTCACGGCTCCCCAAATGAGATGGAGGCTATAGATGACTACTGA
- the GIGYF1 gene encoding GRB10-interacting GYF protein 1 isoform X2, with the protein MAAETLNFGPEWLRALSSGGSIASPPPSPAMPKYKLADYRYGREEMLALYVKENKVPEEMQDKEFAVILNEEPLQPLALLPLTEDEQRNFSMSVNSVPVLRLMGKGAVAPSGGAARGRGTARGRGRGRADSGVYQRTVDDADSGFGRGGREIHRSQSWDDRGERRFEKPIRREAVRVGFEETTTTRKDFARSDSDNWRTLRDGQEEDEEGNWRLSVSRRDDRWRSTSPGGATEGPRSAGWRDHGERRRKFDFDMVREEGGSSQRGGRGSDSTQEDERDGLPEWCMEDEDDEMGTFDSSGAFLSFKKNPKETIMEEHELDFQGVEEEEEEEEEEEKADSTGDKPNGEDPSATSEEILQGPSSSSPDPTNHVWASGVFGEVESEQCSEISPTSEGENSIPSEQISLPADDGADSGPFVSSPLSSLPPPSSSPPIAATEFSVGDPEEDEGMKHLQQEAEKLVASLQDSSLEEDGFSSTRSHSAAALPLSHEAAMKWFYKDPQGEIQGPFSTQEMAEWCQAGYFTMSLLVKRGCDEGFQPLGEVIKMWGRVPFAPGPSPPPLLGNIDQQCLKKQQELALYQQLQHQYLLQLLGRQQYSQQKSGDLTPQQQQQLTLFLQQLNPSKSRGSDASLLPSMNRSLSVPDTGSLWDLNTSNTQTAGADPNLWDLPVTPVSQGPILEHLQLQQKLQERRDAELRAKREEEERKRREEKRRQEEQKRRDQEEEMYRRKQCRQQQELLLKLLQQSGQQTPSPQVWAAHNKGLSLKAMLEMQDREGQLLKQRGQTSRNVHGSLGMPGASMMPSQWGSDSGSLWGGLDKSPWEESLKSGASARGLRNSRSSPSLTDSYAVSARRKKTDEEEKLLKLLQGIKPSDGFTQWCEQMLHMINTSNNLDVPTLVAFLKELESPYDVHDYIRSYLGETLEAKEFAKQFLERRAKYKASQRQQVTLFTAPQMRWRL; encoded by the exons ATGGCTGCTGAAACACTAAATTTTGGGCCTGAATG GCTCCGTGCACTATCCAGTGGGGGATCAATTGCTTCCCCTCCTCCCTCCCCTGCTATGCCAAAGTATAAACTGGCGGATTATCGCTATGGAAGAGAGGAAATGTTGGCACTTTATGTAAAAGAGAACAAG GTTCCAGAGGAGATGCAAGACAAGGAGTTTGCTGTGATTCTGAATGAGGAGCCCTTACAACCTCTGGCTCTCCTGCCTCTTACAGAGGATGAGCAG AGGAACTTCTCAATGTCGGTGAATAGTGTCCCAGTCCTGAGGCTGATGGGAAAGGGAGCAGTGGCACCTAGTGGAGGAGCAGCTAGAGGCCGCGGCACAGCACGAGGAagag GTCGCGGGCGTGCTGATTCGGGTGTATACCAGCGCACTGTGGATGATGCGGACTCTGGATTTGGACGGGGAGGACGGGAAATTCACCGGAGTCAAAGTTGGGATGACAG AGGGGAGAGAAGATTTGAGAAGCCCATCCGGAGAGAAGCTG TGCGAGTTGGTTTTGAGGAAACCACTACTACACGGAAAGATTTTGCCCGCTCTGACAGCGATAACTGGCGAACGTTGCGTGATGGTCAGGAGGAAGATGAGGAAGGCAATTGGAGGCTGTCTGTGTCCCGAAGAGATGATCGTTGGAGATCTACCAGTCCTGGAGGGGCCACAG AGGGTCCCCGATCTGCCGGATGGAGAGATCACGGTGAGCGTCGCAGAAAGTTTGATTTCGATATGGTGCGGGAAGAAGGCGGTTCATCACAACGTGGAGGGCGAGGTTCGGATAgcacacaggaggatgagagggaTGGACTTCCTGAGTGGTGTATGGAAGATGAGGATGATGAGATGGGAACCTTTGACTCCTCAGGGGCTTTCTTATCTTTTAAG AAAAACCCCAAAGAGACCATCATGGAGGAGCATGAACTGGACTTCCAGGgggtggaagaagaagaagaagaggaggaggaggaggaaaaggcaGATAGCACAGGAGACAAGCCTAATG GTGAAGATCCATCCGCCACCTCTGAAGAAATTCTCCAGGGCCCTTCCTCTTCCTCCCCTGATCCAACCAATCATGTATGGGCTTCAGGGGTGTTTGGGGAGGTAGAGAGTGAGCAATGCTCTGAGATTTCCCCAACTTCTGAAGGAGAAAATTCAATTCCCAGCGAACAGATATCACTCCCAGCTGATGATG GCGCAGACTCTGGACCCTTTGTTTCTTCCCCCCTGTCCTCTCTGCCACCCCCATCCTCTAGTCCCCCCATTGCTGCTACTGAATTCTCTGTGGGGGATCCAGAGGAGGACGAAGGCATGAAGCATCTCCAGCAG GAAGCAGAGAAGTTGGTGGCTTCTCTGCAGGATTCTTCCCTGGAAGAAGATGGCTTCTCTTCCACCCGCTCTCACAGTGCTGCTGCTTTGCCCCTTAGCCACGAGGCTGCCATGAAATGGTTCTACAAAGACCCCCAAGGGGAAATCCAAG GTCCATTCAGTACACAGGAAATGGCTGAGTGGTGCCAAGCTGGGTACTTTACCATGTCACTGTTAGTGAAGAGAGGATGTGACGAAGGCTTCCAGCCCCTGGGCGAGGTCATCAAGATGTGGGGACGGGTCCCCTTCGCTCCTGGGCCCTCCCCGCCACCCTTACTG GGTAACATTGATCAGCAGTGCCTGAAGAAACAGCAAGAGCTGGCCCTCTATCAACAGCTGCAACATCAGTATCTGCTGCAACTACTTGGCAG ACAGCAGTACTCCCAGCAGAAATCCGGAGATCTGACTCCGCAGCAACAGCAGCAATTGACACTGTTCCTCCAGCAACTGAATCCTTCAAAGTCCAG AGGTTCCGATGCTTCCCTCCTTCCCTCTATGAACAGATCTCTCTCTGTGCCAGACACTGGATCCTTATGGGATCTGAATACCTCAAACACACAGACTGCAG GTGCAGACCCCAATCTGTGGGACCTGCCAGTCACACCTGTATCTCAGGGGCCAATATTGGAGCATCTGCAACTGCAACAGAAG TTGCAGGAGCGCAGAGACGCAGAACTCAGGGCTAAGCGtgaggaggaggaaaggaagaggagggaagagaagaggagacaaGAAGAACAGAAGAGGAGAGACCAGGAGGAGGAGATGTACCGAAGGAAGCAG TGCCGCCAGCAACAGGAGCTGCTTCTTAAACTCCTCCAGCAGAGCGGACAGCAAACTCCATCTCCTCAAGTATGGGCAGCTCATAACAAGGGGCTCTCTCTGAAAGCCATGCTGGAGATGCAGGACAGAGAGGGGCAGCTTCTAAAAcaaagaggacagacgtctcgcAATGTG CATGGAAGCTTGGGGATGCCAGGTGCATCCATGATGCCTTCCCAATGGGGCTCTGACTCAGGCTCTCTATGGGGAGGGCTGGACAAGAGCCCCTGGGAGGAGAGTTTGAAAAGTGGAGCAAGTGCCAGAGGTCTGAGGAACAGCAGGAGCAGCCCATCATTGAC TGACTCCTATGCTGTCAGTGCCCGACGCAAGAAGACAGACGAGGAAGAGAAGCTCTTAAAACTCCTTCAGGGAATCAAACCATCAGATGGCTTCACTCAGTGGTGTGAGCAGATGTTACATATGATCAATACATCCAACAATTTGGACG TCCCTACGCTGGTGGCCTTTCTGAAGGAGCTGGAGTCTCCGTACGATGTTCACGATTACATCCGCTCCTATCTTGGGGAAACGCTTGAAGCCAAAGAATTTGCTAAACAGTTTCTAGAACGAAGAGCGAAGTACAAAGCAAGCCAGCGGCAGCAG gttacTCTCTTCACGGCTCCCCAAATGAGATGGAGGCTATAG